A part of Neovison vison isolate M4711 chromosome 8, ASM_NN_V1, whole genome shotgun sequence genomic DNA contains:
- the LOC122915740 gene encoding regenerating islet-derived protein 3-gamma-like isoform X2, with product MMLPPTALHSMSWMLLSCLMFLAQVQGEDSQNDVPAPRISCPKGSKAYASHCYAYFRTPKSWVDADGYEPNAGGWEWSSGDLLNYLAWEKDPSTIANPGYCGSVSSNTGYLRWKDYSCTTKLPYICKFKD from the exons ATGATGCTGCCTCCCACAGCCCTCCACAGCATGTCCTGGATGCTGCTTTCCTGCCTCATGTTCCTGGCTCAGGTCCAAG GTGAAGACTCCCAGAATGATGTGCCCGCTCCACGGATCAGCTGTCCCAAAGGCTCCAAGGCTTATGCCTCCCACTGCTATGCCTACTTTAGGACACCCAAATCCTGGGTGGATGCTGAT GGCTATGAGCCCAATGCAGGTGGATGGGAGTGGAGTAGCGGTGATCTGCTGAATTACCTTGCCTGGGAGAAAGACCCCTCCACTATTGCAAACCCTGGCTATTGTGGGAGTGTGTCAAGTAACACAG GATATCTGAGATGGAAAGATTACAGCTGCACTACAAAGCTACCCTATATCTGCAAGTTCAAGGACTAA
- the LOC122915740 gene encoding lithostathine-like isoform X1, which produces MMLPPTALHSMSWMLLSCLMFLAQVQGEDSQNDVPAPRISCPKGSKAYASHCYAYFRTPKSWVDADMACQKRPSGHLVSVLSGAEASFVASLIKNSANTYSNIWIGLHDPTEGYEPNAGGWEWSSGDLLNYLAWEKDPSTIANPGYCGSVSSNTGYLRWKDYSCTTKLPYICKFKD; this is translated from the exons ATGATGCTGCCTCCCACAGCCCTCCACAGCATGTCCTGGATGCTGCTTTCCTGCCTCATGTTCCTGGCTCAGGTCCAAG GTGAAGACTCCCAGAATGATGTGCCCGCTCCACGGATCAGCTGTCCCAAAGGCTCCAAGGCTTATGCCTCCCACTGCTATGCCTACTTTAGGACACCCAAATCCTGGGTGGATGCTGAT ATGGCCTGCCAGAAGAGGCCCTCGGGACACCttgtgtctgtgctcagtggggctGAGGCATCCTTTGTGGCCTCCCTGATCAAGAACAGTGCGAACACCTACTCAAATATCTGGATTGGGCTCCATGACCCCACAGAG GGCTATGAGCCCAATGCAGGTGGATGGGAGTGGAGTAGCGGTGATCTGCTGAATTACCTTGCCTGGGAGAAAGACCCCTCCACTATTGCAAACCCTGGCTATTGTGGGAGTGTGTCAAGTAACACAG GATATCTGAGATGGAAAGATTACAGCTGCACTACAAAGCTACCCTATATCTGCAAGTTCAAGGACTAA